Within Pseudomonadales bacterium, the genomic segment TTTTTCACAAGGCAGCGACAACAACTCTTCATCTCTAACTGTGCTCGCCAGGGCATGTAAATGCTGCCACGCATTATCGTCATCGCGTGCGCCTGGCATGGCCTGCAACAATAATCCCGCCGCGTGTTCTCCGTCAGACACCAACCACAAAGCTGTCTCTAATTGTTCCGATTGACGAAAATAATCCGCCAAACAATCTTGTAAGCGCGCGTGCTGCAACGGCACAATACCCTGATAACTTTCACCGTGATCCGGCAATAAAGTGATGGCGAGATAACCATCAACTACCCATTCATTTAAAGCAGTGACCGATGTTGCATCCAGCTCCACCACACCACGCACGCCAGCGCGCTGTGTGCTTTCCGCTACCAATAAACGCAGCGCACCGTTACCGCGCGCCTGAATAGCCACGCGCCCTTCTAATTTCAAATTCGCACTGAGCAACGCGGCTGCTGCCACACTTTCTCCCAGCAG encodes:
- the hslO gene encoding Hsp33 family molecular chaperone HslO; amino-acid sequence: MNDKNLDTVVRFLFENAPVRGAWVNLTQSMQAMPALTSTSIMGKKLLGESVAAAALLSANLKLEGRVAIQARGNGALRLLVAESTQRAGVRGVVELDATSVTALNEWVVDGYLAITLLPDHGESYQGIVPLQHARLQDCLADYFRQSEQLETALWLVSDGEHAAGLLLQAMPGARDDDNAWQHLHALASTVRDEELLSLPCEKLLHRLYHQETVRVFDAEPVNFQCSCSKERSAAALATLGREELKQLFQETPVVDVDCHFCGKAYQYSERDIDKILDEISPTLH